The nucleotide window TACACCCACCCTTTGGTGGTGGTGAAGTGGGAGCAACAGTTGGACGAACAGTATTGTTAAGCCTTTCACAGATGAATAACTCAACACTGCCACAGTTGATATCATTCCATGTAcctgaaagcaaattaaaatgagaacaaaacaaaacaaaaggcaaCCAAGTCTGAGGTAAAAAGTGTCCTCTCCTAAAGAAAATCTATTGTAGGAAGTAAAACTGGTTGCAGCTCTTGTATTTTTCTCCCTCGGGAACAATAAGTTATTGTATGtctctttcttaaaaatattcacatttccagcaaaattcagagtaTAAATAATTTCTCTAGAAACAGAGATATTTCAATATTGCAAAACCATTGCATTGACAAAGGGGAGGTTTAGTTCAAATGGTTAAATCTCTGAGATCTGTAAAGTCTCTTGAATTGCTCTATCTATACAAGGCAGTCAGTCCTGGTTACATTCCTACCTGAGCTTCTCACAGTCTTAGGGTTTTCTGGTATCTTTTCTGCCTATTGGAGTGTGAGTTAAGATGATAACATTAACATCATCATCCCCATTTTACAGATCAGGAATGAATAAGAAAATGACATATGTTTAATTGGCTGCAGACATTTACAGGTAACTACCTACAGCAGAATTTTTCACACCTAATGTTTAATGAAGGTATTGTAATATTAATTCAGAGAAGTTTAAATCATGACTCATCTTATCTGAAAGAAGATTTCCAAAACAGGACATAATATTTACTCCCCAAGGGTGTCTATATCCTTGCATTCACCTCTAAGAGAGCCTAGGAAAATCACCTCAGCTATAGGTTTTGAGACTAGgaatgtttaaaaatagaagTGATTTACTGATCCAAAAAAAGACTAAGTTCTTGGCTAGTATAAACACAATTGCTTCCAGTTCTCTGTATTAATGGATATTAAatactatattttattttaattaaaatattgtataGCATTGCTTAATAATAATCCAAGCCATGGCCAAAGCCTCAGTTTTTAGGAACTGCACAGATGAAAAGAGATAGCTAATATCCTGGGGAGGTGGGCATAAAATGGACAGAGgttagaggagaaaaaatactGACTCTATCTGCTAATTGTCTGATGGTTACCTGATTTATTCAtttagaaattttcttttaaaattgcagGTGCAGATCAATGTGTTAGCTACATAGagttcaatttttaaaaagtatatatataaaagaagaGACTataattcattttcttttgctttttgaacACTATGAAACATCAACCTGCTCAGTATGACAACCCACCAGCCTTGCCTGCAGAGTCCTCCCCGGCCTAAGGCACATCCTGCAGATCGAATTTGTTACAGCACCCACCTGTATGGGTATACATGACCACACAGTTTTCATCATTGTTTGCAAAATTGGGTTCATTTGGAGCCCAGGCAACATAGTTCACTGATGTTCCATCCATCCACCTGAAAGAAGTAATTTGAGGGAATTATAATTCTAAATTGAATTAGCTAATATTTCTTTACAAAGGATATGCTTGAGTTTGTATTTTAAGTTTCCTGTATCATAGCTTACTAACACGTTTTCCTTTGTTGAAAGGAAACCAAGACCTTCCACTTAGAATTAGcgaaaaatattttcatatcaACTGCCTATAGTGTTGACTCAGACCAGGTCTGAACAAATCATCTTTACTGGTGTCCCAACTTCTCTTGGTCTCTGAACACCGATAGTGGGCTGGAAATGCACTAGTCTAACACTGGACCTGGATTTCTCTGGAGCACAGAAACAGACACCTGAGCTTATTTTAGCAATTTCCTGTGTCAAAAGCAATAATATAAGATCCTGTAGGGTAAGAAAGCCTTGAACCAATACTGGGAACCACTTGGAACCATTTTGTTAAGCATAGAAAATCTTTAATATCATACACctatttggtatttttttttccaattatgCATAAATCGTTTCCTAGCTTGGTGATttactaatttattttcaaaaggtagccaagaaaaaaagtcaaaaggCCTCAGTGTGCTGGAAGTCAAGTGATGAATCAGACAAGACTGACAATCTTCAGGCAATAACACCTCCAGGACAATACAATGTTTTTCCAATTTTGGAGACTGAATAAGTGTATGCGTGTTTTTGGAAGTAAATTACAGATTAGGAGTTCATCAGGATGCCTAGCTGCTTGCAAACCTCCTGAGTCAAATTGTAAAAACTAGTACATAATAAACCAGGAGAAAGGATATAAAGCAAATAGTGGCACCTTCATCCAGCAGGGAAGAGAATGAAAGAGTGAGGGAACAAGGGAGGACTGGGAAAACAACGATCATCTCAGCAGTGAATGTGATATAGAAAGCAAAATCTCCAAGAACTGAGACTACAGAGTGGTTTATGGGCAACAAAGGTAATCTGTGACAACAgaataaaaactaaaatgaaGAGGCTGAGACTCATCTGAACAAGCTTCAAATCTCAGAATAATGCACTACAAAAAGAGGCAGTGGGAGAGAAGAATGCCACAGGAGACATGTCTACAACACATCTAAGGCTCCAGGGGATGTTTAAGATAATTCCAGGGCAGCACTTGGTTTCCAAAAACATTTGTAGAAGAGTAACGACTCCATGTCACCTGAAGCTGTCCTGCCCTAAACCCTTAGAGTACAACCATCTGGAAATCCAGACAAGGGCCCCCCAGTATTGATATATTACCTCTAAAAACCACTTCGATGCCAGTCACTGCAGGTTTCTAGAGCTCTTTATCTTTGATCGTTTCAGCATTGAGTAATGCCTGCAAGTACTGTCTGGAATATGCTGGAGACCACCAAGCAACTTTGCAGAGTAAAGAACCAAAAGAGGTAGAAATAGATAGCAGAAATATGATGGGAGAAATGCTTTGCTGAGTAGCAGAATcccattttaaaactttatgtGAGGACATAAACCTGTCTATAGGTTGTATCAGTTCAACTGTCTCCTAGAGCCAACCATGTCAAATGTGAATACATTATGAGTCTGACAAAATTAATGTGTTTTTACTTACCGGAATGTTCTGTCAAGGCTCACACTTAAGCCAATATAGAAATTGTTCCCCCAGTCTTTAtagaaaacctaaaaaaaacccaaccaaacaaattTTCTTAGCTGCAATAAAacagttttcaaataaaatttttaaaaagttccaAAAATGCTGTTGTTTCTATTGCTCAATTGCATAGTAGATAATGTTGCTGGAATTATGTGCCCAAActgcaaaaatgcaaaattttccTCCAATTTTCAGTATATAActaagggaaaggaaaaaaaaaaaaaaacctaacacaaaaacaaaaccaacaacaacaaccaaaaaaaagtgCTAATTATCTGacaaagaaatggagaaaaaaagctaTGTTAAGAAGGCAAGAATGACCTCTTAAGCACGCCTATAACAATATTTTTGAGAGTTTTAGGAAAACATAGTGAGAATTTGCTGAAAGGTTGCTAGTTAATCGTGGGGGTTTGTACCTAGTCATGTGGAGGaaataatgtaataaaatttgactttatttgattaaaaaacaGTATATCATCACCAGGCTGTTCTTTTCCTATAAGACAATATCCTAACTTAAACCATTTCCTGCAAATATGAGATCTACTTTGACAAAGAGCTTTTCTTGAATTCTGTGAAAAGAATGAgttagaaaaaaatcataattagtAATTGCAGCTTTCAGCTAAACAGAGCAGTCTTTGAAAGTTGCATCCTGAGAGCATTCCTGAAAGGAAGTGGAGAATTTGTCTATGTATAACaagttattaaaataattattataataaagCTTTTAAGTAGATAAGCCAATGAAAGGATGAAGGGTagaactaaatttttttttttaatcatggGGAACACTTTCTAATATTTCACAAACCAGCTGAAAAAAGTGCCTCAGTTCTAAGAAAATGGTGCGTTTTTCAAGCAAACCGGTTTCTTAcatatttccaaagaaaatttttttcagtttcactCTCAATGACAGCAAGGTCACCACCATGCTTCTTGCAAAAGCCTCTGGCTCTTTCCATAGACATAGCTTCTTTGCTGAAGTAGTATTCCTTGTGTTTGTATGTTATCCAGTCATCTTCACCAACAACATATTCATAAtctgcaaatgaaaacattaattaCCCATAATATAAATTAACTTCATTAcatgttaattaattttttttcaatggaaGCACAAGACTTACTGAATGTGGAATTAGGCTCTGGTTTCAGTGAGGTTCCTGCAATATAAATCAATATTTGAGTATATTATGTTTCTCAGCTCTCTCTCAATTATATTTACACAGTAGTTAGCATTCTAATTACAAATAATTATCTTAAGGGTTACTCAGTATATGATTATTTTTGTCACAGAATTTCTCAGAGTTTCTGAAAAAAGGCCTACATTCAGGAAACAGCATTTTAGAGCTTATCATAAGTTAAGCTTACAGAAACTGCCCAACTTTAGGCTGTTGTGCTTCTCTTCCCCAATAAACTGCATATACTTTCCAAACGTGCCTGTGTATTTCATGGATTAATTAATAGTTTTCAAATGCCTTTACTGAAATTATATGTATGAACTCCTTTATTGTGATTGATGGCACAGCTGTCTCTAACACATACAGATAATGTTATCTGACCTGGGAAGGATGCTCTTATCTACCTCTAAAAGTCACTAAAGAGAGAAAGATATCTTACCTTTCTTAATTTGACAAACAAAGTCCAGCATGTGTTCACAAAATAAATCATTCCAGTTCATATTGAGATAGCCAGTAAACACGCCACATTTTTCATTCCCATCATAATTGTTTGGTTCTCCATGTGaccatttttcaaaatttaccTGTAGTGGAGTCACAACTTTGttactattttcctttttaaggaaaaaattgtCTTGTATCATTCTGTTAAAAAAGAATGCACTTCATTTCATGATCCGTCTTGCTCTTTAATGCCAGACCTTTTCAGGAGAAGTGCATGACACTTGAATAGAACAATAATTCATCTATGTGTTTATAAGCCATAAATGAGACAGTTCTTGCCTCATTTGTTACCAGGAGAGTAGATGTTCTCTTGTCAAgctctaaaaaaaaacccaatatgTTCTCTGATTTCTGGGTTGTTTATCTTGCTCAGATGTTCCAACCCAAGACAATCCATTGGTGCTGCCGTATGGCCTTGGGCCTGACACATCTTGATCTACTTAAGACAATGAGGGCAGCAAAGCTGAGCCAGTGTAGAtatacaaaaattatttatagcAGCAAATGACAAATGGGAATATAGAGATTAGCACAATCAGACTTGCTTAAATCAGGAGCTAGACTCCATCACCTTTCAATACTGTAAATGCTGTATTTTATCTATAACTATGAACTATCAGAAGATTTAAGACTAATTCCTACAAAAGAATCAGGTACTAAAGACTTAAGGTTACTTGCATTTTGTATAGGAGAGATGAGAGCTGTCTGCCAAgagagatattaaaaaaaaaaaaaaaagagtaaaaaagcTGGAATAACAAATTCTTTACTCACTGGTGAGCCATCACTCCATGTAAATCCACTTTCAGAGTCCAAGGCACTTAAACCCATCCAGTAAGAATAGTGAATATAACCTCTGTCTCTGAATGATTAAAATAGAGAGAATTAGACACAGCATGAAACAGAGAAGGGGAATGTATAGCATTATATAAATGTCAGCACACTTGATACTCTAAGTATAATTTGAGACAATCATATAAAGAAATTGTTCAATTGTCATGTGGGGAAAAACAGCCTGGCAGTACATGTGCCAGGAAGCAGTAAAACACAGAACTTTATGGGAAAGATCACAAATGCCCTAAGTCCACAAAAACTgagttaaatgaaaaaatatttaaaggtcTTGGTTCCACTAAGTAGCTTAGGCATTCATATTCAGACCTGCCTGCACTCATGGACTTGATTTAAACATGTATACAAGCATATCAATAGGTCAGGCTTTTCTTAGTCACAACTATTTTCTTAGTCATCATTTCTTAGTCACTAAATATTCTTTTAATTAAGAGTATTTTATCTACTGATCAGCTACATAAGAGGTAAAAATACCTCATTGaattaatttcagttaaaaCCAATTTTGATGATACTTCTCTCAATTTTGTTTATGTACATGCAACTTCAGTGCATGGCACCACCTTCCCAGAGATGTGTCAAGAAAACTTTTGCTCACTtctttttacccatttttttctgccacCTTTTACACCATCATTGTAAAGTAGAAATCGATTAACAGAAACCCTTTATGTCTTTCAGACAGgcatttaagattttttttcttcttctatttGAATGATGGGCTTTGCAGGTACTTACAGTCTAGCTATCAGGCTTTGTTCTTCTTCACTGTGGATACATGCAAGATCTCCTCCAATAGCTCTGCAAAAATCTCTTGCTTCAAAccatgtttgcattttttcccttcctccctgaAAAATCTATAGAAAGTGGGCAATTAAATACTGTATTAGATATTACAgatatttaaaaacacagataTGGGCTTCTATCTTTCTTCTGATTTTCTGGTCTCATTCTAGTACTATTTAATTGTTCAACCATTCCACCCATGGTTGTCCATCAAATTTGCTTATCGCTTTTCTGGTCATCTCAAAGTTCCTGAAGCTTCAAACTTCAGTTCACACACATGCAGCTTTTTCCAACATTTCCCAGCCATACCACTTGGGGATGGCTGGAGACATGTTACCACAGACTGTCTGTCAAATAGGCAGGGTAAAATCCACCTTCCATGCatgaacaaaatgtttaaaTGGCAAACATTGGCATTCAGAAATGCAACTTTGAACCTACTTTGAAGCAGAAGCTGCTCTGAGAAACAGACTGCCATCCCTCTGGGCAAAACAGGAGAGGGGATGTTgttggaggaggaggggggggggTGACTCCCTCCACCAGCTGCTTGCAGAGAAACGTGTTCGTCTCTTCACAGTCCAAAATATCCCATAATCCAGCTGAACGTCCTGTTGCCATGGCCACACAGCCTGACTCCTCTCCTGCATAAAATATAAAGTTGTTAAATCTTATGGATGACTACATCTTCCCGAAATATCTGCTGCTTATTTAAGAATAACCTGTTCCTGCTGCGTTTGGATACCAGTAGCTCACAACAGCTCATATGCATTCCtattaaatcattaaaataccttttttaatGTAAGTTTCTCTTACATTATGCTAGGAGTTACTTCAAGATACccatcaaacaacaaaaacttaATGATACCAACAGACATGTGCAGTCCCAAGTGCTCTTCTAGAAGGAGTTACCACAATCCCTGATCTACCCCTTCAGCACAAATAGAAAGCAGCATTAccctttctgctgctttatGCCAGAGAGTTTCTAAACCACATTTGGGCTTTCAAATCCTCACTTTGTCATTCCCCAGAGCAGGAACTCAACGGTCCCATGGCACTTACCAGGCATTCCCACATTCCAGTGAGTGAAGGTGACAGGGTCTCCATTAGCCCACCTGAATGTCCCCTGCTCTTCCACGTCTGAAAGACCAATCCAGAAGTATTTTTCTGGTTTGAATCCAATTATGGAGGTCAGAAAAGCTTGTTCATATCTGTGAAGAGTAAGCACCAAACTGTTGCACCACATTTTATcagaatttattaatttcttcaaaCAGTTCATGGTAGCAAATCTGGTAAGGTTAAGGTGATTTGTCAATATGTATGAAACGAAGCAAGAGTAATTATCTTACTTCTATAGTTCTAATTAtcatacaaaataatttttgcctTACATTTTGCTAAATGTAAATTATACCTAGAATTTAGGATGATTCTATTCACCTTTTATACTGTGCAATGAACACAAGCCAAATAATACTTAAGTTAATGTGTCTATATTTCTCATTCTGTATAAATAAGAGCTACAGTGTTTTACTGAGTTTTATAATAAGTTCTAGATCTTTAAATCTTGTTACTGTAGGGGGAAAAatctacatttattttaaaattctttcagaTGTGGCTGttgcaaagaaagcaaaaaaaggtTGAAAAACTTGAATCCAAGAGAAATAAATAGTTCTATgtttatatgtttatttttagttcaaaatgtttcaaaacaaTCTGTCAATCTGGAGTTGTTGTTCAGGTGTCCCAATTTTTTAATTCCCAGAGGCAACAGCAGTTTAAGTGTGTAGTAACAATATCCTGAATATTTATATTGCTGACCTAAAAGTCTGTGATGTATTGTGCATCAGCACTACCTTAAATTTTCTTGGGAGAGAGTGGTGCCACACTAGACAGATATTACGAATAACTGCTaagaagaaatttctgtttAACACTTCCATCCTGGTTACAGACATAATAGAGGACCAGAGTTATGTTTCCATACCTGTCTCTTACAGTAGCCAGGTAacctttgttttcttcacaAACTTTTTTTGCACCTGAAAATGTTGTTGGCAACTGCACCAAGGAGTAACAGAAAAAGCCATGCTTCATCCAGCCCTGTCAGGGGAGAAGCAGAGATGTGCAGAGAGGTTGTCAGATTGCATGGCTTTGTGCACTTCCAAAAGGCACACTAGTACCACTCCCTAAGTCAAAACTGATCCCAAAGGCCATGAAAAGACCAAGAGGATAATCAAACATAGCTTTGTGACCATAACTCCATGTCTTGTCCCTTGATACAGGACACACCAGGGGTCTTTGCAAACAGTGAGCTGTGGTTatgccctggggctggcagccacagccactTTGCAGCTCCCTGTGTAAAGTTTGCTCTGCCTTCTCATTGCATAAGTAGCTTTTACAAGAGTTCACAATCTGCAAAACAGTCAGGTCAAATATTCCTGATTCCTGTGGCAGGCTGATAGAACTGAGGAGGCATGCAACCCTTGGCAGTTTGTTACACCCTGAAAaaactgctctgcagagagggGCTTTTATGGGTGCAGCAATCAGTTCTGCAGTAAGAGCGAGCTGAGTGAAATACACTCacaagggaataaaaaaataagtccATATACATTTCagttaaataaagcaaaagttTCTCTATCAGTCTAAGAGGTATCAATGCTTATGAAATTAGCAGTTTTCTAGGCTCCAACAGGAACAGTCAAAATAATTTACTTCTGTCATAGTTATTATCATGGAAGTGAAAGTAATACACAATCaccttttgctgcttttgttttacaCTTACTTTCTGGCAGCCTGGGTAAGTAACTTCAGCTTCCCCTGCTTCTTCAGCCAAGGGTTTCCTTTTACACACGTAGCCAAATTTCATTTCACAAGCACTGTCAGCCCAGGATCCATCCTAAGTATTGTAAGAAGAAACCACAAAGAGAAGTGAAAGTCAGAGACAATTCTGGTCCAAAAAGAATATCCATCCTCAGGAAGAGCCCTTCTGTCTTCTTATGGCTGAGACTGTTTCAGCTCTCTTCCTTGCCTTggttttttctccaaaattcccaaatacaTACAGTAAGGGCCTCATTTCTTCAGAGGTGTGAGAACATACATATTAAAGATTCAGATGAGATTCTGATGAGAGCAAGAAATATTAGGCTTCTCTCTATTCTCACCAGCATAGCATCTATGATGTTCATATAACCAGATGTCTATGGCAAGGAAATGCTGGATAAACCAAACATAAAGTATGAAAGAATATCTTGTGTAAGTCTTTTTCCAGAGCATTACACTTTTGTTTTAtgattagaaaacaaaataaagtctGGGTTTGTGACTCCAAAGTAGCACTAAAACCCATATATTTTTGTAGTTTTagagaaaaaattagaaagttCATGCTCCAGGAATCTATTTGTCTATGATCCATCATGTTCCATGTGGATGATGAGTGGTTTGAACCAATTTCAGATAGGAATTGTCTCAGAGAAGACCAAATCTCCATGCAGTGCACTGCTTCTGGTGCATCACACAGCTTCCTAGATCCGGTCTCAAGTATCCCTCCACACCAAGATATCCTAAATTAAACCAagttcataaatatttttaaaacaaggattctttttttttttttttttttttgtcctcaaTGTTTTCATTCTAGGAGGTTAAGGGCCACAAGAAAATATGAGCGTGAGGAAGGGATTTTTACCTGTCCCTTCATAAGGATGCAGTCTGCCTTATTCCAAGTGTGGGTTGGCTGTCCATGGTGCCATTTGGTATAAGTCACAGGTGTGCCATCACTCCATTCAAAGTACATTTGAATCCTGAAGTCATTTAGACCAATCCAGAGCTCATCATCTGGCTCTGGGAACACAAAGTTAATTGTAGGTATGGATATGTCTTATAATGGAATAATTACATCTCACACCCACTTTTGActgaagaactttaaaaaaaaataagaccaTGGTTATAATGATTAAATGGATAATAGTAAAAGCATAAtcccagatttaaaaaaaaaaaaaagtgatctTCAGGAATACTCACTGTACCCGAGCTGTGACACTGTAAAGCTGTACTCTTCAATATTATGAATGCTTGCCAGCTCTCCATCTTCTTTTCTACAGGAAGACTGGGCTTCTTTCCATATTTTTGGTGTTCTATAAATTCTGTAGCAATGACCTGCATAGGGCACCCATTCCCTGGGgcatttaaaatgctttgaatcacctaaaaaaaattgtgttattAATGAGAAGTTCTAGCCAGTTCTAGacatcaaaaagaaaattacctgTGCTGATATGAATTTGAAATATTGGAGAACATACTGAAAGAGAAGAGGAGCCAAAGTCTGAGGGTACAAagattaaaaaccaaaattttccCTCTTATTTGTGCTTGGAGCTCCCAAAAAACTGTTTTAGAGGATTAAGTAAATAGCGAGTAATTTGACATGCAAATGAGCAGGGCACAACTCCACATTAAATCACTCTCACTGAGGCTCTGGGGAAAGCCAAGTTCTGCTGAAAAGGGCCTCTTTTCCTACTCAGGAACTCTATCTTGGTGAATATTgtagtttttaatatttttttcctctggaaacaCCAGGTGCTCAGAAGCCCATTGAAGCTCCTACACAGCCCAAATCATATATCAGACAGTCCAGACACAACCATGTTATACCAGAAATGTTATACCAGGCATTCCAGCTGCACAGAAATGCCACACGCAGTTCAACACTGATTTCTTGGTATAAATTCAGTATGACCAGCCCACCTTCCACTGCTTGGAAAGTTCCCATGCTCTGCATCTGCAGAGCAAACTGAAGAGGGGAGGATGTGTGCCCAGAATTGGTGTGTGATCAACTGCTTTGTCTGATGCTCCCTGGGAATGGTTTGGACCTGGGCTAATTGCATTCCCCTAAGCAACATCCAGGCATGCTTTGAAGGTTAGCAGGGTCAGAAACCTTTCCAAGGGAGCTGCCTGGATACAGCTAGAAAGTACAGGATATGCATGCTTCCCTGAGCTTTATCATCTCACATACTTGTATATATTAGGGGAGGGAGGTACTGTGAAGTTAGTTGCATGCTGGGAATTCCCTGTTAAGCAACTGCAGACCAATTTCTTCACATAGCTAAGAAGCTAGTCTGCCTCAAGTAAAAAGGGAACTAAACAGGGGAAAGGTTCCAGATGCATAGTctgattttttccttccagaataGAACAAAAAGTGTCACAGAGAGCAGGGGAGCATGAACTCTGGCTCACTTCTTTTAGCAGGATACAGGTTTAGAGTATATATGAGAGGATATTAATCAGTATTTCATGGTCTGGATAACATGGCTAAACACCTATTACTGCCTTTTTCAGTACCCTAAGCTATTTTCCAAATGATGAACAACATTTAGACATCGTCTTTAAAATGAGCTAGAAAATTAAAGTTTTCTCAGTATTTGACCCAGGTCAACAAGTGTAAGCCTTTTGTTTTGACAATATATTGCCTTTTCATATATGACATCCTCACAATATTTCTCACTGCCTATAAAATTAGCCTTAGCTTTTGACCAGCATACCTGAGGCAATGGTGAAAGAATCCAAGGAGGTGTTTCTCTTTTGGCAGATGTATCCCAGTTTCCGATCACACAGCTGGTTTTCCCATTTACCATTCTTACCTTGGAAAGTCCCACATATTTTTCCAGATTCCACAGAGggatttcctttaaaaaaaaatcaaataacaGAATCCCTCTGTTTACAGTGAAACTTTTCACACCTTCACAGGAGGGAATGTGCAAGACCATTGCAGCTGCAAAGCCACTGGGGTATTATTCTTTAGAGTGATAAATCCCAAGAGGTGTGACAAGGGAGCATCACTGtgatggggaggggagaggaggagagagaaggggaggaaaTTTTGACCCGACCCAGATGCTGATCATCATTTAAGAAAAGTGTACTTACCTGGAGCCCAGTTGAGGTATCTGAAAGGTCTTCCCCCAGTCCACTTCCAGCCACTGTCAAGTACATCGTAGAGACCAATCCAGAGCTTTGCATTGATGCCCAGGTCACTAGTGAGCCCTAAAAGCAGTCAGGTTTTTAAATGTCTCTGATTTTTTGAAGTTATTCAATAAAactggaaataatattttaaatcatgagtgatatatattttttagcATAAGTTAgattatttccattattttaatataGGGTTTTGTGAGAAGGACAACTCCTATAAGAATGTCATTGAGACCTATTTTTATGAGATACATATAAGTATCCATGTTAAAGCCTTGGATCTGACTTGCATTTTAAacagtgcatttttaaaattattattttagggTATATTTAcctaataaatacatttcttcaCGAAGGTCTGTGATGCTCAATAATTCTgcatcctgctgctggcagcttttTCTTGCTTGGTGCCATGTCAAAAGTGACTCTGCGTTTATCTGATACTGTGTTTCTGTCACAGGATTTGTTTTCCAAAAGTTATTGTGGGTGGTGTCTATAAAAGATGATACCAGCAATTTGACAAAGAATCATGTTTACTAACCCAGAAAATGAATCTTTGATGCAGACTAAAACTATATAACTGTGTGATTTGATAATTTTTACATACTTTTTGCCTCACATAAATATACTTTGTCCACTCagtattaaaaaattttaatcaCATAAGGAATTATTTATCCTTACAAAACTAAATTTTCTACATTGACCCTGTTCCTATTTATTTATGTAACTCATCTACTTATCTCACATTTCAGTCCACATTAACCCATTCACTGATAAATTCTACCTCTACAAGTAATTCTCTCTTCACTATATAGAAGTTTTGGTCTCCACAC belongs to Taeniopygia guttata chromosome 2, bTaeGut7.mat, whole genome shotgun sequence and includes:
- the LOC100225774 gene encoding macrophage mannose receptor 1, with protein sequence MSLYLSLIFLLSISTSLQMSGRGIFSIYNEDNKLCAQAQNSSSVITTTCDEHDEFQKFRWVSPMQLLSVALKLCLGVLAKDDEAAVTLESCNRTNELQWWECRNETLATHGKDLFLNYGKGKGKKMRLSKASSKGSRWKIHGSADRVCSQRYEDIYTLGGNAFGAPCVFPFKHQGKWYAECIPRRDDADSLWCATSSDFDKDQLFGNCPQKDTTHNNFWKTNPVTETQYQINAESLLTWHQARKSCQQQDAELLSITDLREEMYLLGLTSDLGINAKLWIGLYDVLDSGWKWTGGRPFRYLNWAPGNPSVESGKICGTFQGKNGKWENQLCDRKLGYICQKRNTSLDSFTIASGDSKHFKCPREWVPYAGHCYRIYRTPKIWKEAQSSCRKEDGELASIHNIEEYSFTVSQLGYKPDDELWIGLNDFRIQMYFEWSDGTPVTYTKWHHGQPTHTWNKADCILMKGQDGSWADSACEMKFGYVCKRKPLAEEAGEAEVTYPGCQKGWMKHGFFCYSLVQLPTTFSGAKKVCEENKGYLATVRDRYEQAFLTSIIGFKPEKYFWIGLSDVEEQGTFRWANGDPVTFTHWNVGMPGEESGCVAMATGRSAGLWDILDCEETNTFLCKQLVEGVTPPPPPPTTSPLLFCPEGWQSVSQSSFCFKIFQGGREKMQTWFEARDFCRAIGGDLACIHSEEEQSLIARLDRGYIHYSYWMGLSALDSESGFTWSDGSPVNFEKWSHGEPNNYDGNEKCGVFTGYLNMNWNDLFCEHMLDFVCQIKKGTSLKPEPNSTFNYEYVVGEDDWITYKHKEYYFSKEAMSMERARGFCKKHGGDLAVIESETEKNFLWKYVFYKDWGNNFYIGLSVSLDRTFRWMDGTSVNYVAWAPNEPNFANNDENCVVMYTHTGTWNDINCGSVELFICERLNNTVRPTVAPTSPPPKGGCTEDWLLFDNKCFKAFGFNENDTLTWHAARNNCIDLGGNLATISKKEEQAFLMSLLKNAATDAWIGLNDINQEHTYLWTDGSPVDYTNWAKGSRSYYSMDDCVFLMKNPIEQAGKWKDEGCKASKSYICQKNSDPKLLPSQPTVPEFGFNNYGDDRYEFINYKMSWEKAEKNCRDQSAELASILDPYVDSFLWLQILKHKEPVWIGLNSNLTGGQYVWSDRRRSRYLNWGSGEPNKNKACVYLDVDGFWKTASCNETFLSLCKQSNELIPSEPPQLPGKCPEPKRGRSWIPFRGHCYYVHTTSEESWPDASMMCIQMGASLVSIEDSAEMNFLLLYLSPLASDFRKFWIGLFKNIDGEWIWMDRSAVEYVNWEKGEPTVLFDEHCVDMDVSSGTWRTYYCSVDQNFICKIPKIAEVEPTHDSPVNNASRNNPAAPSSSGLGGMIFVLVFLLLAGTGLTLYCFYKRRRDRQMFTAGFDNAIYRSDLGTHESNCLVTNIEENE